In Xenopus laevis strain J_2021 chromosome 2S, Xenopus_laevis_v10.1, whole genome shotgun sequence, a genomic segment contains:
- the dynll2.S gene encoding dynein light chain LC8-type 2 S homeolog, translating into MSDRKAVIKNADMSEDMQQDAVDCATQAMEKYNIEKDIAAYIKKEFDKKYNPTWHCIVGRNFGSYVTHETKHFIYFYLGQVAILLFKSG; encoded by the exons ATGTCTGACAGAAAggctgttatcaagaatgctgacATGTCTGAAGACATGCAGCAAGATGCTGTTGACTGTGCCACGCAGGCAATGGAGAAGTATAACATTGAGAAAGACATTGCTGCCTATATCAAGAAG gaaTTTGATAAGAAATACAATCCAACTTGGCACTGCATTGTTGGCAGAAACTTTGGCAGCTATGTAACACACGAAACAAAGCACTTCATCTACTTTTATTTGGGCCAAGTTGCAATTCTCCTCTTTAAGTCTGGCTAG